One Lepus europaeus isolate LE1 chromosome 17, mLepTim1.pri, whole genome shotgun sequence genomic window, TGAGCAGCCCGACACAGCCCCCTGCAGGGTGTGCAGGAAGGCGCATCCATGCTCAATCTGGTCCACTGGCTGCGTGGGGGTCCCCCGAGAATGTGGTGTTAAAGTGGCAGCAGAGATGATGGCTTTGTCTTTGGGCTGGGGAAATGTATGGGGTTTCACCTCTGGGATTTAAAGGGGAAGTGAGCCGAATTCCTCTTTGTGGAATCCATGAATAGTCTGCTGGGTTAATGGACTTTATTCACTTGACCTTCATCTCTGCAGACTGAATTTACAGAGCTAAGGCCCCAACAGACAGGAACACCGTAGCTCTTTGGCCACCACACTGTGCAAGGCAAAGCCTGGTGAAAGGGTCCAGTCCACACTGGAGAGGGCGACGTTGAGGGATGAAACTCTGCAGGAAAAGCTGCTGTGGCACAAGCAGGGCCATTGGTAGATGGAGCCAGGTTACTCACTGGAAGCTTCACATGAGGCTGTGAGGCCTGACAAACCCCACCCACTTTACAGGAAGTTCTAGGCAGCCCTGTAGAGCAGGCACCGGTTCTGCCATGGCATGAGATCTCCATCCAGCACCACCGAGGAACCAGAAAATTAGTACCAACGTAGAAGGGGACATAATCCCAGACAGGCCGCTCATTGCTTGGGGGCTGGTGGGTGTTCTAGTTCATCCTTAAACAATTCTCTATTGTTTGATGTTTTGCATGGCTGTAAGAAATGTGCAGCAAGAAGTAAAGCCATTTTTATTTGGGAGGAAAAACTGGAGAAAACGGTGAACATGAAGGTCCAGGACAGTCTGTGCTTCCTGCTgaccccaggccagggccagggttaCTAAGTCCAGAGAAAATGGGGCTCAGCACAGAGTGTAAGGTCCTagagaaaccagaaaaaaagaagGTCATGAGATTCTTTGCACTTGTGTTGGCCGGTTGCTCTAAGCTTTACTTTCTAGTCCAGCTAAGGAACAGAAGTGACACTTCAATCTCAGGCATTTGGTTGAGAGTCAAGTCCAGGGCCATGAGCAACCAGACACGGGTGAGGGAGTTCCTCCTGCAGGGCCTCTCAGCAGCACCACAGCTCCGGGGCCTCTTCTTcgtcctctttctctccctctacacCGTGGCCCTCTGCGGCAATTCCCTCATCATGGCAGCCATCAccttgagctccaggctccgcacccccatgtacttcttcctgccAGCCTGGCTGTGCTGGATGTCATCTGGGCATGCACAGCGATGCCCACACTGCTGCAGACTCTGGTGGCTGAAGACACAGGCGTCTCCCACGGGGGCTGCATGGCCCAGATGTACTTCCTGACGTGGACTGTGGCGGCAGAGCTGCTGCTCTTCACGGCCATGGCCTGTGACCGCTACGTGGCCATCTGCCAGCTGCTGCGCTATGGCCCCACAAAGggcccccaggtgtgtgtggcaCTTGCTGGAGTCGTGTGGGGCATCAGCACCCTTGGTGCTGGGGTCAACACCTTCCTGATGCTACGCTTGAGCTTCTGTGGGCCCAGCGTGATCGACCACTTCCTCTGTGAGATcccctctctgctgctctcctgttCCTCCACATATATGAACGACATCATGACACTTGTGGCTGACATCTTCTTTGCTGATATTAACTTCCTGCTGACCATGGTATCCTACAGCTTCATCATTTCTACCATCCTGAAGATGCGCACCACTGAGGGAAAACGGCTCTCCttctccacctgctcctcccacctcaTTGTGGTCACCATGTACTACTCCACTGTCATC contains:
- the LOC133776302 gene encoding LOW QUALITY PROTEIN: olfactory receptor 13A1-like (The sequence of the model RefSeq protein was modified relative to this genomic sequence to represent the inferred CDS: inserted 1 base in 1 codon); the protein is MSRINQTRVREFLLQGLSAAPQLRGLFFVLFLSLYTVALCGNSLIMAAITLSSRLRTPMYFFLXSLAVLDVIWACTAMPTLLQTLVAEDTGVSHGGCMAQMYFLTWTVAAELLLFTAMACDRYVAICQLLRYGPTKGPQVCVALAGVVWGISTLGAGVNTFLMLRLSFCGPSVIDHFLCEIPSLLLSCSSTYMNDIMTLVADIFFADINFLLTMVSYSFIISTILKMRTTEGKRLSFSTCSSHLIVVTMYYSTVIYTYLGPDSSYSPGAGKMLTVLYSTVSPALNPLVYTLRNKDVKAALRKVFTVLAEKL